The DNA segment TAAAGCAATACCTTGATTTTCTCAGAGCTGCGCAATTACCAGTTGGTACTTCGGTTTCGAATGGCCGGTTCATATTACCCGTATCTTTGGACTTCCTGGGCCAAAAGATTAATGTAAGCTACACTGCGCAAAAAGGGGCGCTCAACTTCCCGATAACCGGTGTAAATTGGAAATCAGCCAACCTTTTCTGCAATTGGGCCGGTTATCAGCTACCCACCGAAGCGCAATGGGAAAAGGCCGCTCGAGGAAGGGATGGTAGACGATATCCCTGGGGAAACACCGAAGTTAAGCGTCATAACAATGGAAAACTAGATTACAACGTCAACGAATTCGAAAATACCGACGTTTCACCTTACGGTGTTGTAAACACGTACGGGTTTCCCATCGAATTTTGCCGAGATTATTACGATAAAGACGCTTATAAACGGTTACCCAACGAAAATCCTTTCAACGCATCGGGAACCATGGTAGTAGGACGAGTCGGTACGTTATCGGGTCGCATCACCGACAGAATACCCATCAGCCCTGACGAGGAAAGACAGGACTTCACATTCAGGGTTGTGATACCAGCCGACAAAGTGAACGAGATCTTTCAAACTCCCTTAAAGAACAAGTTCATCGGTGCCACGCTCTTTACGGTCAATGATGCCATAAAAAGGGAGTACAAGCTGAGATCCGAAGGACTTTACGTTGCCTTTGTTGAGAAAGGTTCACCGGCTGAGAGTGCCGGTTTGAAAACCGGAGACGTTATCACAACGGTCGACGGAAAAACAGTCAAAACACTTGATGAGCTCTCGAAAATCCTCTCAAACAAGAGGATACGCGAAACCTTAAAACTGACGGTTGACAGATCCGGTAATCGAGTTAACCTCACCGTAAGACTTGGTGAATGGTCCTTCTAACGATTAACTAAGATTGGATGATCTGCTCAAGAGCTTCGCGGAGTTTCTTTATTTTGGAAGGATCAATATCGCAAAAGATGACCGTTTCGAGAGGACCAACATAGTTAGTAAAGTATTCCTTGATGAACTCCTTGACGACGTTCACAAACCGTTCAAGGGGATAACCGAAGATTCCCGTTCCAACGAGTGGAAGGGCTATTGATTTTATCGAAAGTTGTTTCGCCGTTTCGAAGATGTTTAGCAAACAGTTCCTCAGCACTTCGTCACTGCTTGGGGAGTCACCGATCGGCCCAACAGTGTGAATTACAAACTTTGCGGGCAACTTCCCAGCACCTGTGACGGCAACTCCACCCGGTGGGACAGGACCATGCTTGGCAACATATTCATCACTTTCAGCCTGGATCTCGTACCCACCGGCTCTTACAATCGCTCCAGCGACTCCTCCTCCGTGCTTTAGATGTGAATTTGCAGCGTTCACAATAGCGTCAACGTTTTCTCTTGTTATATCAGAACTCCTGAAAACAAACCTCACACGCCCGAACACAATCTCCCTCTCGCCCATCATTTGTCACCCCCGTTCCCCAAGCTCCAAACTTCGAGCAACTTCGCAGGATAATAAAGCAATGAGCCCCAGACCGCGGCTCATCGCTTTTCGCTTTACTTCGCCAGTATTTTGAACATTGGCAAGTTGAGTGTTGAAATTGGGCGTACAACGGAAAAGTTGGAAATGTCTTGACCTCCTCCCGTACTGAAGTGCGAGGATTCTTCGTGCGATATGTCAGCTTACTAACCTTAACCGCACCGGACTGGCCAAAGCCACTACTCCTACTCCCTCTACCGAGCTCGGAGATACCTTCTTGAGTATGTTCATCGCTCCGTTTACATCTGCGTTTAAGACCATTCCACAGCTTGAGCAAACATACAAACCTCGGTGTTTCCTGTTGGTTTTATCAACTACCCCTCAACACGAACAACTTTGCGATGTGTATGCTTCATCAATTTGGATGACTTGAATACCATAGGCTTTGGCTTTGTATTTTAGCTTTTGCAAAAACTTACCATACGGCATCTGATGAAGCTTTTGGTTGTTTTGGCTTCCAATATCGATGTTAGTTATCCCATGGTTAAGTTTACCAACAACTATTACTCCAACACCATTTTTGACACAATAGTCGACAATACCCTTTGATGCTTTGTGCACAAAGTCGTTAACGTAGTTTTGTACGTATCGATGGAGTCTGTGTAGTCGCTTAGAAGTCTTGAGCTTTTGTCTGACGAGCACGGACTTTAGCTTAGTTGTTTTCTTGTTCACCAGCCTGAGTTTGGAAAGTAGTATCCTACCATCGACGATAAAGCTCTTAATTCCATCGGTGCACGTTGCAAAGTTGCTAACACCCAGGTCGATGGCTAAAATCTTGCGCTCGTTTAGCTCTGGCCGGCCTTTGAAATCTTGGATAGGTTCCCTGTAGATTATCCTGAGCGAATAAGAGATGTTTCCAAAAGCTTGATACGGAACAAGTTCAACTTGCTGAATCTTCACTGAATCGAGCGATAGAGTTTTGGGCAACTCTATCCATACGTACTCGGACTCGATTCCGTGGGCTGATTTGAGGTAGTCCTTGGTTTGCTTTGAGAGAGACAGTCTGAGCTTGCGACCAACGACTTTGAAACCGTTCTGTTTCCAAGTCACTGGGAAATGTCCGTCCTTGGGCTGGTAGTGTGGACGTTTGGTATGCTTATCGAACGTATTCTTCCAAGCAACTTGAAATTTTCAGAGGACAACTTGAGCACTCTGAGAATGCAAGTTACGAGCAAAGAAGTTATCTTTGAGCTTATGCTCAAGTTCGTAGATAGAAACACCGTTCTTCTGTATTTCGTAATTAGCAACATTCCACCTGATAGTTTCGGCAGAAACGTTACCGTGTGTTGCAACAAAATAAGAGTTTGTCCACAGATGTTTTGAATTGCGCAGTGTTGGGAATTTAGTTCTGAGCTTTCTTGCAGTAGCTCCTTTGACGATTTTTATAATCTCAGCAGTGCTGTACTTTGGAGGTGCCGAAAGGAACAGGTGCACATGGTCAGGCATAACTTCTAATGCTAAGATTTCAAAACCAAATTACTGGGCAATGGAATCCAGACGAAATGATAAGCGACTTGAAATTTTGCGTGCTGTGTGGAATTAATTTCTATCATGTGCGATTTACCTTTACGTTTGTTAATTAACGCTGGTGTTGGTTATATTATCCCAAATGAAAATATCAAGACTCTGTATCCGAACTGAAGTGCGGGGCTTTAGACTTTTCGAATTCTGTAATTATACCGCTGTGTCTTGTGTAGAACAGTCCCACATCTAACACCAAACAAACGTTCGTTACTTTTCAAACCTGTCAGGCCAAATTTTTCTGTAAACTTCCCAGATTTTCCCCTCTTTTGAAATATTCTTAGGCAAGTAGAACCTTTGATTCCGGAGCTCTTCCGGGAGGTACTCCTGTCTTACAAACCCACCGTAGTCGTGAGGATATCTGTACCCACTACCTTCCACGTTGAGCAAATGCTTTGGTACAGGCACGTTCATCGTTTCCTTTGCCGCTTCCATCGCCCGGTTGATGGCAAGATAGCTTGAATTACTCTTTGGAGCCAGCGAAAGATAAATTACGCACTCAGCCAAGTTCAGAAGGCACTCGGGCATTCCCACCATCTCAACGGCTTGCATAGTCGCAACAGCCAGCACGAGGGCAAAGGGATCAGCAAGGCCAATATCCTCGCTTGCGAGTATCACAAGTCTCCGAGCTATGAACCTTGGGTCCTCACCACCGTTTATCATCCGCGCCATGTAGTACAGCGCAGCATCCGGATCGCTACCTCGAATGCTCTTTATAAACGCGGAAGCAAGGTTGTAGTGCTCCGTGGCAGTGTATTTAAAGTAATCCTCCCCTGCGTAGAGTTGGAGGATTTCCGAGTCCACCACCTGCTTGTTCTTCACCTTCGCAATGTTGACCAAAAGCTCGTACGTGCTGAGTGCAAATCTCGCGTCGCCGTTGGCATTTTCAACGATGAAGCTCAGCACATTTTCTTCAACTCCGACACCGACGTAACGAATCGCACGCTCTAAGATCTTCGTCAAGTCTTCCGGGGATAGTTTTTTGAACCTGAGGACTCTGCAACGCGAGAGAAGGGCGGGATTTATCATATGCTGCGGTGATTCGGTCGTGGTTCCAATAAGAACGTACGTGCCGGTTTCAACACCGGGGAGAAAAACATCCTGCTGCTTTTTGTTGAGGCGGTGTATTTCGTCAACAAAGAGGACGACTTTCCTAATCCCGCGGAAGTTGTAGGCATATTCTTCCCACCTTTTTACCTCATCGACTTTCAGAAACGCACCATTCAAGTGGACAACCTCGTAGGTTGTGTACTTGCCAATAAGCCTGGCAACGGAGGACTTTCCGCACCCGGGAGGTCCGTAAAGAATGGCTGAAAATAGATTGTCCTGCTCTATAGCTACACGCAAAAGAGCACCTGCGCCGAACAGGTGCTCTTGTCCAACAAAATCTTCGAAACTATCAGGCCTTAAGATTTCGCTTAAACCACTCAACAGTTTTCCTCAGTCCTTCCTCAAGGGAATATTTCGGTTCCCACTTCAGTTCAATCCACGCACGGTTGTAACAAAGCACACTCTTTCTTATATCCCCTTTCCTGTGCGGTCCATAGATTGGATCCTTTTTGTAACCGGTTAATTTCTTCAAAATCTTGAAGAGCTCATTCGTCGTCGTTCCGGTTGCCGTTCCTATGTTGAATACTTGCCTGTCACCGCGCTCCATCGCCTTGATGTTCGCATCAACAACATCCTCAACGTAGATATAATCGCGTACGTACTCACCATCACCAAAGATCGTACAATCTTCTCCGTTGAGCATACGCTGTGTAAAGATGGCGACAACCCCAGCCTCACCGAACGGATCCTGCCTCGGTCCGTAAACGTTTCCGTACCTCAGAATCGTGTAGTTGAGGTCAAACTCTTTACCAAAGAACCGCAAGTAATTCTCGACGGTAAACTTTGCAATTCCGTACGGCGACATGGGCTGAGGAAAAACGCTCTCGGGTGTCGGGAAGATCTTCACATCCTCCCCATAGATCGCTCCACCCGTCGACGAAAAGATGAACTTCTTAACACCATTTTCCACAGAAGCCTTTATCAAATTCAAACTACCGACAATATTCCACATTGCATCCTTAACAGGATCCTTAACTGAAACGGCTACACTCGCTTGTGCAGCGAGGTGGAAAACGTACTCAAACTTCTCCTCCGCAAAAAGTTTGAAGATCGCTTCACCATCGGAAATATCCATTTCGTAAAACTTTGCTTTAGGATTCACATTCTCTCTCTTACCTGTTGAGAGGTTATCCACTACGACAACATCGTGCCCAAGTTCTATGAGTTTATCCGTAACATGCGAACCAATGAACCCCGCTCCTCCGGTTACAAGTACCTTGCTCATTCCACATCGTCCTCCTTTATACGTTCTTTGAGTCGGTAAACTTCCTCAGGCAACTCAAGCGAAGCCCTGTGTTCTTTTATGAACCTCTCGAGTTCTTCCGCCTTGTCTTTAGTAAAGTCTATCATAATTGAGTAAAACCTTCTCAATTTTCGCCGCGTGTCCGCGTCCAGGTCGTAAACCATCAAACTTGCGATTTGCTGCGCCTTTTTCTCAGGTATTCCAACGACGTACATGAAAAAGTACTTTATACGCGCTTCACCCGATTTTAACATCTGTGCTATCCTGAGCCCGCGGTTGGTCAGTTTAACAAAACCGTACCTTTTGTGTTCGACCAACCCCAACTCAACAAGCTTCTTTACCGCGTTAGTCGCACTCGCGTACGAAACACCTCTCAAACGCGCAATATCGGAAACGCGCGCTACTCCCTCTTTCTCAACGAGGTTGTAAATAGCTGAAATATAACTCATCACCGTCGGCGTGAGCTTAGATTCGTGTTTTTCACTCCTCACGGCGCTCTTATCGGCACTTTCCGTGAGCTCTCTGATTTCTCGATTCTCTCTACTTTCCTTACCAACCTTCACCTTGTTTTTCCTCCTTATCAGCTGAATCCACGAATTTCTTACCAGTCAAGAACTCGTCGTAGTATTTCCTCACCTTCTTAATATCCTGCCACGTCAAATCCTTAGGACTTCCCTTCTCTTTCGAAGGATTCCTCAGCAAGTAGCTCGGATGGAACATCGGAAAGATGATTATATCACCTTTCCAACGAAATTCCGTACCCCGTATCTTCGTTATCGATTCCTGCGTTCCCAAGAAAAATGACGCCGCCGTTGCACCAAGTGGTACGATCATCCGGGGATTGATTATCTCGATCTGAGCAAGTAGGTAATGCGAGCAGGCCTGAATTTCCAGAGGGGTAGGCACCCGGTTGTTCGGTGGTCTGCACTTCACAACGTTCGTTATGTACACATCCTCGCGCCTTATATTCACGGATTCCAAGATCTTAGTAAGTAACTGTCCAGCCTTTCCCACAAAGGGGCGTCCCTGAAGGTCTTCTTCTTCCCCGGGACCTTCCCCAACAAACATTATTGGTGTGTACAAATTTCCCTCGCCCGGAACCGCGTTCGTTCTTAGAAGCCCAAGGGGACAGTCCTGACAATTCCTTATTCGCTCTTCGACAATCTGCATCAATTCCTCTTTCCTCATCAGCTACCCCCGTTTTAACAAAGTTAGTCTAACAATTTTATTATACCAAAAATCTTTTCGAAACGCAAGGAATTTTCACATCTTTCGAATCCTATTTTTAAGCCTCTACTATCGCCCCCAGGAACTGACTTCTGTACATCTCAGCGTAAAAGCCGTTCTTTTCGAGTAGTTCTCGATGCCGTCCAACCTCGATGATCTTCCCCTCATTCATCACAAGTATGATGTCCGCATCCTTGATGGTTGAAAGTCTATGCGCGATAACGAAGGCGGTCCGCCCCTTCATGAGCTCTTTAAGTGCGCGCTGGATGTACAGTTCCGTGAGCGTATCGACGTTGCTCGTTGCCTCATCGAGGATGAGTATATCCGGATCGACTAAAAATGCACGCGCGATCGTAATAAGTTGCTTTTCACCTTGAGAGATATTCGTCGCATCATCACTAATCTTCGTCTCGTATCCCTCGGGCATCGCCATTATAAAATGATGAACCTGCGCGAGTTTGGCTGCGTTCACTATCTCATCAAAGCTCGCATCGGGTTTTCCGTAAGCAATGTTCTCCCTGATCGTACCGGAAAAGAGCCAGGTATCTTGGAGAACCATACCAAAGTGACGGCGCAAATTGTACTTCTTGATATCCCTTATATCTATTCCATCCACTTTGATGCTTCCACCCTGTATTTCGTAAAATCTCATGAGCAGGTTCACAAGTGTCGTCTTTCCAGCACCTGTTGGTCCTACAATAGCGACTTTCTGACCACTTTTCACGTCTATGGACAGTCCATCGATTACGGTCTTGCCTGGAACGTACGAGAACCAGACATTTTCAAAACTCACATCACCGCGGACCGTCTCAAGCTCAATCGCCTTCTCATGATCCGGTTTTTCTTCTTCATCTTCAAGAATTTCAAAGACGCGCTCAGAAGCTGCAAGCGTTGATTGTATCATGTTAACGATGTTTGCAATCTGAATGATGGGTTGTGTGAACTGTCTTGAGTACTGGATAAACGCCTGGACGTCCCCGATCGTTATCATCTTTTTCGTTACCAAAATCCCGCCACCAACGGCAACGATGATGTATCCCACGTTGCCTATGAAATTCATCAGCGGCA comes from the Fervidobacterium thailandense genome and includes:
- a CDS encoding SDR family oxidoreductase; this encodes MSKVLVTGGAGFIGSHVTDKLIELGHDVVVVDNLSTGKRENVNPKAKFYEMDISDGEAIFKLFAEEKFEYVFHLAAQASVAVSVKDPVKDAMWNIVGSLNLIKASVENGVKKFIFSSTGGAIYGEDVKIFPTPESVFPQPMSPYGIAKFTVENYLRFFGKEFDLNYTILRYGNVYGPRQDPFGEAGVVAIFTQRMLNGEDCTIFGDGEYVRDYIYVEDVVDANIKAMERGDRQVFNIGTATGTTTNELFKILKKLTGYKKDPIYGPHRKGDIRKSVLCYNRAWIELKWEPKYSLEEGLRKTVEWFKRNLKA
- a CDS encoding ABC transporter ATP-binding protein gives rise to the protein MERRESLDSKRPVRRGPMGPTGGPAFARGGEKPRDFKNAIRKLVVYLKPYMFAITLAVLVTVVATILTIRAPKIMGEATTEIFRVIMLRKTPFAGFLNTKMNFEKIFRVLLKVSILYTVASLLNFAQGLIMAEVSQRVVRKMREDVNGKLKRLPLKFYDSRPHGDVISRVSNDIDLISNTLQQSLTQFISGVVSIVGITYMMFTISPRLTFLTLITLPLSVIVTVLTAKHSQRFFSKQQKYLGDLTGLAEEVYSGLVVVKVYGKDRQELEKFKRINAELYSASHKAQFISGTIMPLMNFIGNVGYIIVAVGGGILVTKKMITIGDVQAFIQYSRQFTQPIIQIANIVNMIQSTLAASERVFEILEDEEEKPDHEKAIELETVRGDVSFENVWFSYVPGKTVIDGLSIDVKSGQKVAIVGPTGAGKTTLVNLLMRFYEIQGGSIKVDGIDIRDIKKYNLRRHFGMVLQDTWLFSGTIRENIAYGKPDASFDEIVNAAKLAQVHHFIMAMPEGYETKISDDATNISQGEKQLITIARAFLVDPDILILDEATSNVDTLTELYIQRALKELMKGRTAFVIAHRLSTIKDADIILVMNEGKIIEVGRHRELLEKNGFYAEMYRSQFLGAIVEA
- a CDS encoding uracil-DNA glycosylase; translation: MRKEELMQIVEERIRNCQDCPLGLLRTNAVPGEGNLYTPIMFVGEGPGEEEDLQGRPFVGKAGQLLTKILESVNIRREDVYITNVVKCRPPNNRVPTPLEIQACSHYLLAQIEIINPRMIVPLGATAASFFLGTQESITKIRGTEFRWKGDIIIFPMFHPSYLLRNPSKEKGSPKDLTWQDIKKVRKYYDEFLTGKKFVDSADKEEKQGEGW
- a CDS encoding replication-associated recombination protein A yields the protein MSGLSEILRPDSFEDFVGQEHLFGAGALLRVAIEQDNLFSAILYGPPGCGKSSVARLIGKYTTYEVVHLNGAFLKVDEVKRWEEYAYNFRGIRKVVLFVDEIHRLNKKQQDVFLPGVETGTYVLIGTTTESPQHMINPALLSRCRVLRFKKLSPEDLTKILERAIRYVGVGVEENVLSFIVENANGDARFALSTYELLVNIAKVKNKQVVDSEILQLYAGEDYFKYTATEHYNLASAFIKSIRGSDPDAALYYMARMINGGEDPRFIARRLVILASEDIGLADPFALVLAVATMQAVEMVGMPECLLNLAECVIYLSLAPKSNSSYLAINRAMEAAKETMNVPVPKHLLNVEGSGYRYPHDYGGFVRQEYLPEELRNQRFYLPKNISKEGKIWEVYRKIWPDRFEK
- a CDS encoding macro domain-containing protein; translation: MGEREIVFGRVRFVFRSSDITRENVDAIVNAANSHLKHGGGVAGAIVRAGGYEIQAESDEYVAKHGPVPPGGVAVTGAGKLPAKFVIHTVGPIGDSPSSDEVLRNCLLNIFETAKQLSIKSIALPLVGTGIFGYPLERFVNVVKEFIKEYFTNYVGPLETVIFCDIDPSKIKKLREALEQIIQS
- a CDS encoding metal-dependent transcriptional regulator, coding for MKVGKESRENREIRELTESADKSAVRSEKHESKLTPTVMSYISAIYNLVEKEGVARVSDIARLRGVSYASATNAVKKLVELGLVEHKRYGFVKLTNRGLRIAQMLKSGEARIKYFFMYVVGIPEKKAQQIASLMVYDLDADTRRKLRRFYSIMIDFTKDKAEELERFIKEHRASLELPEEVYRLKERIKEDDVE